The proteins below are encoded in one region of Sphingobium yanoikuyae:
- the addB gene encoding double-strand break repair protein AddB, translating into MGDRAKPALYTIPAHRAFADALVAGILAQQGSDPVRLAQGMILLPSNRAVRAVSDAFVRRAEGGLLLPRLVALGDPELGEEVGGALDPLWEGDAVPAAIPPMRRQMILARMVQDAGGAADAGQALQLGQALGAVLDQMQVERVPLDALSKLDLIEGLSSHWEKSLDLFSILIARWPAELARLGLIDLADRRNRLFDRVAARWSEAPPPGFIVAAGISAAAPAIAGLLRRIAELPNGQVVFADLDQNLDEDAWAAIGPFPPDPVTGRSAAGHETHPQYTLKRLLDRMSASREDVAQWRWGSEHDARAVRGRNISNAMLPPRLTSRWRDLKTADRSLAGVEALEVATPGEEAQAIAIALREALETPERTAALVTPDRQLAVRVSAHLRRWGIEADDSAGQPLSRLPPGTLLIAMAEAAAERFAPVALLTLLKHPLVMRGEMRLPWLEGVRQLDLLLRGPRPQAGLRGIDLLLEAREGEDRQKELRAQARAWWPWARDLLEPLEAAFALAPDLAGQLAAVREQAGALTNDALWAGHQGHAAADLFAEMEAAATEGPRQADIRSLPALLDHMLGGVSVRPPQGGHPRIAILGLVEAQLVQADLMILGGLNEGSWPGLPSPDPWLAPRIRRELGLPGLETRIGLAAHDFASALGAPHVLITRARRGSGGPAIASRFWLRLKAMAGPQWKTADRYRLLADALDLPPSHRPSARPAPVPPLAARPTRIPVTDVDRLKADPFAFYARRILKLNRLDPVDADAGPAWRGTVVHEILEHWAQGGSRDPADLEARARAMFARPDVHPLLRALWQPRLIEAIRWIAAEVAKDQAAGRHILAVETEGKAEIAGVLLTGKADRIDRMPDGSIGIVDYKTGKPPSARQVRGGYALQLGLLGLIAESADGAFPGVAGARVAGSFEYWSLAKKGDAFGYRESPVDPMGKRDKIVTADFTAFVYDQFRDAAETWLTGAAPFAAQVNPEVANYGDYDQLMRLEEWYGRDDG; encoded by the coding sequence ATGGGTGACCGGGCCAAGCCGGCGCTGTACACCATCCCGGCGCACCGCGCCTTCGCCGACGCGCTGGTCGCCGGCATATTGGCGCAGCAGGGGAGCGATCCCGTCCGCCTGGCGCAGGGCATGATCCTGTTGCCCAGCAATCGCGCCGTCCGTGCCGTGAGCGACGCCTTTGTCCGCCGGGCCGAGGGCGGCCTGCTGCTGCCCCGTCTGGTCGCGCTGGGCGATCCGGAACTGGGCGAGGAAGTGGGGGGCGCGCTCGATCCGCTTTGGGAGGGCGATGCCGTTCCCGCGGCCATCCCGCCGATGCGACGACAGATGATCCTGGCGCGCATGGTGCAGGATGCCGGCGGCGCGGCGGATGCTGGCCAGGCGCTGCAACTGGGGCAGGCGCTCGGCGCTGTGCTTGACCAGATGCAGGTGGAGCGGGTGCCGCTCGATGCGCTGTCGAAGCTCGACCTGATCGAGGGGCTTTCGAGCCATTGGGAAAAATCGCTCGATCTCTTTTCCATCCTGATCGCCCGCTGGCCGGCAGAACTAGCGCGGCTGGGCCTCATTGACCTGGCCGACCGGCGCAATCGGCTGTTCGACCGGGTCGCAGCGCGCTGGAGCGAAGCGCCACCACCGGGGTTCATTGTCGCGGCCGGCATCAGCGCCGCCGCGCCGGCGATCGCCGGGCTGCTGCGGCGGATCGCCGAACTGCCCAATGGACAGGTGGTGTTCGCCGACCTCGACCAGAATTTGGACGAGGACGCCTGGGCCGCGATCGGTCCGTTCCCGCCCGATCCCGTCACCGGCCGCAGCGCTGCGGGACATGAGACCCATCCCCAATATACGCTCAAGCGCCTGCTCGACCGGATGAGCGCGAGCCGCGAGGATGTCGCCCAGTGGCGTTGGGGCAGCGAGCATGATGCTCGCGCCGTGCGCGGCCGCAATATTTCCAACGCGATGCTGCCGCCGCGCCTGACCAGTCGTTGGCGCGACCTCAAGACCGCCGACCGCTCGCTCGCCGGGGTCGAAGCGCTGGAGGTGGCGACGCCGGGCGAGGAAGCGCAGGCCATCGCCATCGCGCTGCGCGAGGCGCTGGAAACACCCGAACGGACCGCCGCGCTGGTGACGCCGGATCGGCAGCTGGCGGTGCGCGTCTCCGCGCATCTGCGCCGCTGGGGCATAGAGGCCGACGACTCCGCCGGTCAGCCGCTCTCTCGCCTGCCGCCCGGCACCTTGCTGATCGCGATGGCGGAGGCCGCGGCCGAGCGTTTTGCGCCGGTCGCGCTGCTGACCCTGCTCAAGCATCCGCTGGTGATGCGCGGCGAAATGCGCCTGCCCTGGCTGGAGGGGGTGCGTCAGCTCGATCTGCTGCTGCGGGGGCCGCGGCCGCAGGCGGGGCTGCGCGGCATCGACCTGCTGCTGGAAGCGCGTGAGGGCGAGGACCGGCAGAAGGAGCTACGTGCGCAGGCCCGCGCCTGGTGGCCCTGGGCGCGCGATCTGCTCGAACCGCTGGAGGCCGCCTTCGCGCTCGCGCCCGATCTGGCCGGGCAATTGGCGGCCGTGCGCGAACAGGCCGGGGCGCTGACCAATGACGCGCTCTGGGCCGGGCATCAGGGCCATGCCGCCGCCGACCTGTTCGCCGAGATGGAGGCCGCCGCGACCGAAGGGCCGCGCCAGGCCGATATCCGATCGCTGCCGGCGCTGCTCGACCATATGCTGGGCGGCGTGTCGGTGCGCCCGCCACAGGGCGGCCATCCGCGCATCGCCATATTGGGTCTGGTCGAAGCGCAGCTGGTGCAGGCGGACCTGATGATCCTGGGCGGCCTCAACGAAGGCAGCTGGCCGGGCCTGCCGTCGCCTGATCCCTGGCTGGCGCCGCGCATTCGCCGCGAACTGGGTCTGCCGGGTCTCGAAACCCGGATCGGCCTTGCCGCGCATGATTTTGCGAGCGCGCTCGGCGCCCCGCATGTCCTCATCACCCGTGCCCGGCGCGGCAGCGGCGGCCCGGCGATCGCCTCGCGCTTCTGGCTGCGGCTGAAGGCGATGGCCGGGCCGCAATGGAAGACGGCCGATCGCTATCGCCTGCTGGCCGACGCGCTGGACCTGCCACCCAGCCACCGGCCGTCCGCCCGCCCCGCGCCGGTGCCGCCGCTCGCCGCCCGGCCGACCCGCATTCCGGTCACCGATGTCGACCGGCTGAAGGCCGATCCCTTCGCTTTCTATGCCCGACGCATCCTGAAGCTCAATCGCCTCGATCCGGTCGATGCCGATGCCGGACCGGCCTGGCGCGGCACGGTCGTGCATGAGATATTGGAGCATTGGGCGCAGGGTGGCAGCCGCGATCCGGCCGATCTGGAGGCGCGCGCCCGCGCCATGTTCGCCCGGCCCGATGTCCATCCGCTGCTCCGGGCCCTGTGGCAGCCGCGCCTGATCGAGGCGATCCGCTGGATCGCGGCCGAAGTGGCGAAGGATCAGGCCGCGGGCCGCCATATCCTGGCGGTGGAGACGGAAGGGAAGGCAGAGATTGCCGGCGTATTGCTGACCGGCAAGGCCGACCGGATCGACCGCATGCCCGACGGCAGCATCGGCATCGTCGACTACAAGACCGGCAAGCCGCCCAGCGCGCGACAGGTACGCGGCGGCTATGCGCTGCAGCTCGGCCTGCTCGGACTGATCGCTGAATCCGCCGATGGCGCCTTTCCGGGCGTTGCCGGTGCGCGGGTGGCGGGCAGTTTCGAATATTGGTCGCTGGCCAAGAAGGGTGACGCCTTTGGCTATCGCGAGAGCCCGGTCGACCCGATGGGCAAGCGCGACAAGATCGTCACCGCCGATTTCACTGCCTTCGTCTATGACCAGTTCCGCGACGCGGCCGAAACCTGGCTGACCGGTGCTGCGCCCTTCGCTGCGCAGGTCAATCCGGAAGTGGCCAATTATGGCGATTATGACCAGCTGATGCGGCTGGAGGAATGGTATGGGCGCGACGATGGCTAA
- a CDS encoding nucleotidyltransferase family protein: MIDTAMLMAAGLGKRMRPLTATRPKPLVKVAGKALMDHALDRLAAGGIKTVVVNVHYLADTVEAHLKTRKDMDFRISDERAKLLETGGGLIHARPLLGDKPFICANSDNLWIDGPAETLGMMQRLWDPERMDALLLLVPLARANCHSGPGDFHMDANGRLTRRKTAHVAPFVFTGVQILSPRLLVDPPADVFSTNIFWNRAIEAGRLYGAVHQGLWFDVGTPQAIPVVESMIAHG; the protein is encoded by the coding sequence ATGATCGATACCGCCATGCTCATGGCAGCAGGACTCGGCAAGCGGATGCGCCCGCTGACGGCGACCCGTCCCAAGCCGCTGGTGAAGGTCGCCGGCAAGGCGCTGATGGACCATGCGCTCGATCGCCTGGCGGCCGGTGGCATCAAGACCGTGGTCGTCAACGTCCATTATCTCGCCGATACGGTCGAGGCGCATCTCAAAACGCGCAAGGACATGGACTTCCGCATTTCCGACGAGCGGGCCAAGCTCCTGGAAACCGGCGGAGGGCTGATCCACGCCAGGCCACTGCTCGGCGACAAGCCGTTCATCTGCGCCAATAGCGACAATCTCTGGATCGACGGCCCGGCCGAGACGCTGGGCATGATGCAGCGGCTATGGGATCCCGAACGGATGGACGCGCTGCTGCTGCTGGTGCCGCTGGCGCGGGCCAATTGCCATAGCGGACCGGGCGATTTCCATATGGACGCCAATGGCCGCCTGACGCGGCGCAAGACCGCCCATGTCGCGCCGTTCGTCTTCACCGGCGTACAGATCCTTTCGCCCCGCCTGCTGGTTGATCCGCCGGCGGATGTCTTTTCGACGAACATCTTCTGGAACCGCGCGATCGAGGCCGGACGCCTCTATGGCGCGGTCCATCAGGGGCTATGGTTCGACGTGGGCACGCCGCAGGCCATTCCCGTCGTGGAGTCGATGATCGCCCATGGGTGA
- the tsaE gene encoding tRNA (adenosine(37)-N6)-threonylcarbamoyltransferase complex ATPase subunit type 1 TsaE: protein MILEGEGAQLDLGRRLASHVRIGDVIALEGGLGAGKTTLARGLLEGLGLEGEAPSPSFAIVQPYDIPDVRLPVAHVDLYRLDDAEEAAELALDEYLQDSLLVIEWPDRLGDGLWSHALFLTIMVEPDGARRLTARVPDAWTDRWSQI from the coding sequence ATGATCCTGGAGGGCGAGGGCGCCCAACTCGATCTGGGCCGACGGCTCGCGAGCCATGTCCGCATCGGTGACGTCATCGCGCTGGAAGGCGGCCTCGGCGCCGGCAAGACGACGCTGGCGCGGGGCCTGCTGGAAGGGCTTGGTCTGGAGGGGGAGGCGCCCAGCCCCAGCTTCGCGATCGTCCAGCCCTATGACATTCCCGATGTCCGCCTGCCGGTCGCCCATGTCGATCTCTACCGGCTTGACGATGCGGAGGAAGCGGCCGAGCTGGCGCTGGACGAATATCTGCAGGACAGCCTGCTAGTCATCGAATGGCCCGACAGGCTGGGCGATGGGCTCTGGTCGCACGCCCTGTTTCTGACCATCATGGTCGAGCCGGATGGCGCACGGCGCTTGACAGCGCGCGTGCCCGACGCTTGGACGGACCGATGGTCACAGATATGA
- a CDS encoding sensor histidine kinase, translated as MGSMSPLATLLLGTVMAGWLGAAIWALITGQRMRRAGMQAQGKLDRLTTLLASAPAAPVIIHPDGRMEAADRLGKWLGRDRVPTFVSELTAPDGGLEPADAAALGREIGAAQKAGKSFSLPIRGSGSSRTLLVRGAPAGPALAANGGVVLWIFDATDSQAEIQALSATVGQLREALEALAGLVEAAPFPMWHRTPDLRLSLVNSAYVRAVDGAGAHDVIMNGTELVENVNGFSPQDAAAQALDEGNSLARIVPATIDGERRTMRVVDVPLGAAGVAGFAMDQHELEQARVEHRRLEAAQRDLLDRLSAGVARFGPDRALRFWNQPFISLFGLKQEALTDAPLFERVLDQMRDARRLPENRDFPAWRAERRDWFLSPDPLEENWLLVDGTHLRVYAQPLPDGGLLLIFEDRTEQVQLSSARDTLLRVRTATFDNLFEAIGVFSSDGRLHLWNSRFRTIWDISEEALGKHPRIDELMRAVQSRLAKPQQSNLVRELVRAATVERKQRVGHVGFADGRIFEFAAIPLPDGNALFTMLDVTDSRRVEQMLRDRNEALEQADKVKTAFVTNMSYELRTPLTTIAGFAEMMSAGYAGELSDSAVEYVNGILQSTGRLSMLIDNVLDLTQGEAGTLPIERSEVDLAALVRASVARIDAEAKAKGIDLSVTLQDTLGVIQGDARRIGQAVDHLLENAVRYCGSGARVLLHGDGGPDLARLVVSDNGPGIDATRQATIFDAISRAEQNRKGARATIGLPLVKQLAQAHGGTFELVSEPGQGTMVVIELPRG; from the coding sequence ATGGGGTCTATGAGCCCGCTTGCCACTTTGTTGCTGGGCACGGTGATGGCCGGCTGGCTGGGGGCTGCGATATGGGCGCTGATCACGGGTCAGCGCATGCGCCGCGCAGGGATGCAGGCGCAGGGCAAGCTGGATCGGCTGACGACGCTGCTCGCGTCGGCGCCGGCTGCGCCCGTCATCATTCATCCCGACGGCCGGATGGAGGCCGCCGACCGGCTGGGCAAATGGCTGGGCCGGGACCGCGTGCCGACCTTCGTGTCCGAACTGACGGCGCCCGATGGCGGGCTTGAGCCGGCCGATGCCGCTGCACTGGGGCGCGAGATCGGCGCCGCACAGAAAGCGGGTAAGAGTTTTTCGCTGCCGATCCGGGGCAGCGGTTCGTCGCGCACGCTGCTGGTTCGCGGTGCGCCAGCCGGGCCGGCGCTGGCCGCCAATGGCGGCGTCGTGCTGTGGATCTTCGACGCGACCGACAGCCAGGCGGAAATCCAGGCGCTGAGCGCGACCGTCGGGCAATTGCGCGAGGCGCTGGAGGCGCTCGCCGGACTGGTCGAGGCCGCGCCCTTCCCGATGTGGCACCGCACGCCCGACCTGCGCCTGAGCCTGGTCAACAGCGCCTATGTCCGTGCTGTCGATGGCGCCGGCGCCCATGACGTGATCATGAACGGCACCGAACTGGTCGAGAATGTGAACGGCTTCAGCCCGCAGGACGCCGCGGCACAGGCGCTCGACGAAGGCAATTCGCTTGCCCGTATCGTTCCGGCAACGATCGATGGCGAACGGCGGACGATGCGCGTCGTCGACGTGCCGCTGGGCGCGGCCGGGGTCGCAGGTTTCGCGATGGACCAGCATGAACTGGAACAGGCGCGGGTCGAGCATCGTCGGCTGGAAGCGGCGCAGCGCGATCTGCTCGATCGGCTGTCGGCCGGTGTTGCGCGCTTCGGTCCCGACCGGGCGCTGCGTTTCTGGAACCAGCCCTTCATCAGCCTGTTCGGCCTGAAACAGGAAGCGCTCACGGATGCACCGCTGTTCGAGCGCGTGCTCGATCAGATGCGCGATGCGCGCCGGCTGCCGGAAAATCGTGACTTCCCGGCCTGGCGCGCGGAACGGCGGGACTGGTTCCTGTCGCCTGATCCGCTGGAGGAAAACTGGCTGCTGGTCGATGGCACGCATTTGCGCGTCTATGCCCAGCCGCTGCCCGACGGTGGCCTGTTGCTGATCTTCGAGGACCGGACCGAACAGGTGCAATTGTCGAGCGCCCGCGACACGCTGTTGCGGGTGCGGACGGCGACCTTCGACAATCTGTTCGAGGCGATCGGCGTCTTCTCGTCGGATGGGCGCCTGCATCTGTGGAACAGCCGTTTCCGCACCATCTGGGACATCAGCGAAGAGGCGTTGGGCAAGCATCCCCGTATCGATGAGTTGATGCGTGCCGTGCAGAGCCGGCTTGCCAAGCCGCAGCAGAGCAATCTGGTGCGCGAACTGGTCCGCGCGGCAACGGTGGAGCGCAAGCAGCGTGTCGGCCATGTCGGCTTTGCCGACGGGCGCATCTTCGAATTTGCCGCCATTCCGCTGCCGGATGGCAATGCGCTGTTCACTATGCTGGATGTCACCGACAGCCGGCGGGTCGAACAGATGCTGCGCGACCGCAACGAGGCCCTGGAACAGGCCGACAAGGTCAAAACCGCCTTCGTCACCAACATGAGCTATGAGTTGCGCACCCCGCTGACGACCATCGCCGGCTTTGCCGAGATGATGAGCGCGGGCTATGCAGGCGAACTCAGCGACAGCGCGGTCGAATATGTGAACGGCATCCTGCAGAGCACCGGGCGCCTGTCGATGCTGATCGACAATGTGCTCGACCTTACCCAGGGCGAGGCCGGCACTTTGCCGATTGAACGCAGCGAGGTCGATCTGGCGGCGCTGGTGCGCGCCAGCGTCGCGCGCATCGACGCCGAGGCGAAGGCCAAGGGGATCGATCTTTCCGTCACCCTGCAGGATACGCTGGGGGTGATCCAGGGCGATGCGCGCCGGATCGGTCAGGCGGTCGATCATCTTCTGGAAAATGCGGTGCGCTATTGCGGCTCCGGCGCACGGGTGTTGCTGCATGGCGATGGCGGCCCCGATCTCGCCCGCCTGGTCGTGTCGGACAATGGCCCTGGTATCGATGCCACCCGGCAAGCCACGATCTTCGATGCGATCAGCCGTGCCGAGCAGAATCGCAAGGGCGCGCGCGCGACGATTGGCCTGCCGCTCGTCAAGCAGTTGGCGCAGGCCCATGGCGGCACGTTCGAACTGGTATCGGAGCCGGGTCAGGGAACGATGGTCGTGATCGAGCTGCCCCGTGGCTGA
- a CDS encoding aminoglycoside phosphotransferase family protein, producing the protein MIPPATAPAFLTQAGWDGAAIVPLAGDASFRRYFRVVDGGRRAVLMDAPPPHEDPRPFIAIAQHLLGQGFAAPAILAQDLTQGLVLIEDFGDERLKEHVEEDPAGELAVYRRAIDLLADLHKLPAADVPPYDRAVYQREVGLLTEWYCPALGLDVDAEAYHAAWDAVLPIAEQSASPVVTVLRDYHAENIMLIDRPEVRGLGLLDFQDALAGHPAYDLVSLLQDARRDVSPELEAAMLAHYHAVANPPADFDAAYAVLGAQRNAKIIGIFTRLWKRDHKPRYLSYLPRMWGLLERDLAHPALAPVKVWFDANIPADKRHHALAEFAQA; encoded by the coding sequence ATGATCCCCCCCGCAACCGCCCCCGCTTTCCTCACGCAGGCGGGTTGGGATGGCGCCGCCATCGTTCCGCTTGCCGGCGATGCCTCCTTCCGTCGTTATTTCCGCGTGGTCGACGGCGGCCGCCGTGCCGTGCTGATGGACGCGCCGCCGCCGCATGAAGATCCGCGTCCGTTCATCGCGATTGCTCAGCATCTGCTGGGTCAGGGCTTTGCCGCGCCGGCAATCCTGGCGCAGGATCTGACGCAGGGCCTCGTCCTGATCGAGGATTTTGGTGACGAGCGCCTGAAGGAGCATGTCGAGGAGGATCCGGCGGGCGAACTGGCGGTCTATCGCCGCGCGATCGATCTGCTGGCCGACCTGCACAAGCTGCCCGCAGCGGATGTCCCGCCCTATGACCGCGCGGTCTATCAGCGCGAGGTCGGGCTGCTGACCGAATGGTATTGCCCGGCGCTGGGGCTGGACGTCGATGCCGAAGCCTATCATGCGGCCTGGGACGCGGTGCTGCCGATCGCCGAACAGTCGGCAAGCCCTGTCGTCACCGTGCTGCGCGACTATCATGCCGAAAATATCATGTTGATCGACCGGCCCGAAGTGCGCGGCCTGGGTCTGCTCGATTTCCAGGACGCGCTGGCCGGCCATCCGGCCTATGACCTCGTGTCGCTGCTGCAGGATGCCCGGCGCGACGTGTCGCCGGAACTGGAGGCGGCGATGCTGGCCCATTATCATGCGGTCGCCAATCCGCCGGCCGATTTCGACGCTGCCTATGCGGTGCTGGGCGCCCAGCGCAACGCGAAGATCATCGGCATCTTCACCCGCCTTTGGAAGCGCGACCACAAGCCGCGCTATCTGTCCTACCTGCCGCGCATGTGGGGGCTGCTGGAACGCGATCTCGCCCATCCGGCGCTGGCGCCGGTGAAGGTCTGGTTCGACGCCAATATCCCTGCCGACAAGCGCCATCATGCGCTCGCGGAGTTTGCCCAGGCATGA
- the addA gene encoding double-strand break repair helicase AddA, translated as MGATMAKGSSPLQPLAGAQALAAAPDAHVWLSASAGTGKTHVLTARVFRLLLQGVRPENILCLTFTKAGAAEMADRIHDRLATWVQAEERDLFNDLEALGEESGPEARDRARRLFAEVLESTGGGLRIQTIHGFCQQLLASFPLEADLAPGFRPLDTREQSVLARQTLADMVIRAEELGDGDLIDALQALSLRLGEGAAETFLLRCAARLSALAELPGDIGPWLARELGLPEGDIDAWLADQCSDDMFDIRSLAWVAQANADWGTGRALERCDRIAAWRGRDPAARAETLTDLHSAWAKADGDLISAKGWVPPIDGYGEATARLHARCAELIGVKLQADYAALLARALHAGRAYARAYDEAKRLAGAVDFDDLIARTASLLQKEGIAEWIRYKLDQRIDHILVDEAQDTNVHQWAIVGALAAEFFAGDGAKADKVRTIFTVGDFKQAIFGFQGTSPQAFAAAQMVFARHADMAGHAFHDLSLDRSFRSTPPVLDLVDRTIATLRAQSLGLSDGEVRHISANRHPGEVLLWKPTIAGLADEVEGEEDWVADQERELAGKIARQIRLWIDDKMMLEARGRPVRPGDIMILVRRRSELARLIVARLYEEKVAVAGIDRLRLNAPLAVRDLLAALRFATQPDDDLNLAALLVSPLIGWTQDELMERAIGRKGGLWRHLLQRLDDAQLLPLRQLLGQADFTTPYRYLEAILSGPMDGRRRLIERLGAEAADPIEELLNAALDFEADDHPSLQRFIDWFDRGEVEIVRDAAAQGDALRLLTVHGAKGLQAPIVILADACLDPDAGNRMDSLEWNGLPILAPRKGERIGPIGEVVADAAAIEREEHWRLLYVALTRAEEKLIVAGSLGPRAKGEVKPQSWYGAVDAAMVDMGCDWEADPLWGARRRWRGTEVLTPKAAQPESAEDKPVVVEPDWLRAQAPAEQRPPRPLAPSAPVEDDVPNPPPTAAMRQAAERGRWLHALFQRLPDLSAERRREGAERWLEQQGAGDATLRRDVIDHALRVIEDPHFAALFAPGALAEAPIAAVVGEAVIAGTVDRLRVEADRVQLVDFKTGRMTPRDAEEVPVAHVRQMAAYVAALEVIFPGRRVEAALLYTSAARLIPLPAAQLAPYKPGFSPTQQYLLL; from the coding sequence ATGGGCGCGACGATGGCTAAAGGCTCCAGCCCTTTGCAACCGCTGGCCGGCGCGCAGGCGCTGGCCGCCGCGCCCGACGCCCATGTCTGGCTGTCGGCCTCCGCCGGCACCGGCAAGACCCATGTGCTGACCGCGCGTGTCTTCCGCCTGCTGCTGCAGGGCGTGCGGCCGGAAAACATCCTCTGCCTGACCTTTACCAAGGCCGGCGCGGCGGAAATGGCCGACCGCATCCATGATCGGCTCGCCACCTGGGTGCAGGCCGAGGAACGTGATCTGTTCAACGATCTGGAGGCGCTGGGCGAGGAAAGCGGACCGGAGGCGCGCGACCGCGCCCGCCGCCTGTTCGCCGAAGTGCTGGAATCGACCGGCGGCGGCCTGCGCATCCAGACCATCCATGGTTTCTGCCAGCAATTGCTTGCGTCCTTCCCGCTGGAAGCGGACCTGGCCCCCGGATTCCGCCCGCTCGACACGCGCGAACAGAGTGTGCTGGCCCGCCAGACATTGGCCGACATGGTCATCCGCGCCGAGGAACTGGGCGATGGCGACCTGATCGACGCCTTGCAGGCTTTGAGCCTGCGGCTGGGCGAGGGCGCGGCCGAGACGTTCCTGCTGCGCTGTGCCGCGCGCCTTTCCGCGCTGGCAGAGCTACCCGGCGATATCGGTCCCTGGCTGGCGCGCGAACTGGGCCTGCCCGAAGGCGATATCGACGCCTGGCTGGCGGACCAGTGCAGCGACGACATGTTCGACATCCGCAGCCTTGCCTGGGTGGCGCAGGCCAATGCGGACTGGGGCACGGGGCGGGCGCTGGAGCGCTGCGACCGGATCGCCGCTTGGCGCGGCCGCGATCCCGCCGCGCGTGCCGAGACCCTGACCGACCTGCACAGCGCCTGGGCCAAGGCGGATGGCGACCTCATCTCCGCCAAGGGCTGGGTGCCACCGATCGACGGCTATGGCGAAGCGACCGCGCGCCTCCATGCCCGTTGCGCCGAACTGATCGGCGTCAAGCTGCAGGCCGATTATGCCGCGTTGCTGGCCCGCGCGCTACATGCCGGGCGCGCCTATGCCCGCGCCTATGACGAAGCCAAGCGGCTCGCCGGTGCGGTCGATTTCGACGACCTGATCGCGCGCACGGCGTCCCTGCTCCAGAAGGAGGGGATCGCCGAATGGATACGCTACAAGCTGGACCAGCGGATCGATCACATCCTGGTCGACGAAGCGCAGGACACCAACGTCCATCAATGGGCGATCGTCGGCGCGCTGGCGGCCGAGTTTTTTGCGGGGGACGGTGCCAAGGCCGACAAGGTCCGCACCATCTTCACCGTGGGCGATTTCAAGCAGGCGATCTTCGGTTTCCAGGGCACCAGCCCGCAGGCCTTCGCCGCCGCGCAGATGGTGTTCGCCCGCCATGCCGACATGGCCGGCCATGCCTTCCACGACCTGTCGCTCGACCGCAGTTTCCGCTCGACCCCGCCGGTGCTGGATCTGGTCGACCGGACGATCGCCACCTTGCGGGCGCAATCGCTGGGCCTGTCCGACGGCGAGGTGCGCCATATCAGCGCCAATCGCCATCCGGGCGAGGTGCTACTGTGGAAGCCGACGATCGCGGGCCTGGCCGACGAGGTCGAGGGCGAGGAGGATTGGGTCGCCGATCAGGAACGGGAATTGGCCGGCAAGATCGCGCGGCAGATCCGGCTATGGATCGACGACAAGATGATGCTGGAGGCGCGGGGGCGCCCGGTCCGCCCCGGCGACATCATGATCCTGGTCCGCCGCCGCAGCGAGCTGGCGCGGCTGATCGTCGCGCGGCTTTACGAGGAAAAGGTCGCGGTGGCCGGGATCGACCGCCTGCGCCTCAACGCGCCACTGGCGGTCCGCGACCTGCTGGCAGCGCTGCGCTTTGCCACGCAGCCCGACGATGACCTGAACCTCGCCGCCCTGCTGGTGTCGCCGCTGATCGGCTGGACCCAGGACGAACTGATGGAGCGGGCCATCGGGCGCAAGGGTGGCCTGTGGCGCCATCTCCTCCAGCGGCTGGACGACGCGCAATTGCTGCCGCTGCGCCAATTGCTGGGGCAGGCGGACTTCACCACCCCCTATCGCTATCTGGAGGCGATCCTGTCCGGCCCGATGGACGGCCGTCGCCGGCTGATCGAGCGGCTGGGGGCGGAAGCGGCCGACCCGATCGAGGAATTGCTGAACGCCGCGCTCGACTTCGAGGCGGACGATCATCCCTCGCTCCAGCGCTTCATCGACTGGTTCGATCGCGGCGAAGTCGAAATCGTCCGCGACGCGGCGGCGCAGGGCGATGCGCTGCGGTTGCTGACCGTGCATGGCGCCAAGGGATTGCAGGCGCCGATCGTCATTCTCGCCGATGCCTGTCTCGATCCCGATGCAGGTAACCGCATGGATTCGCTCGAATGGAACGGGCTGCCGATCCTGGCCCCGCGCAAGGGCGAACGGATCGGGCCGATCGGCGAGGTCGTGGCCGATGCCGCCGCGATCGAGCGGGAGGAACATTGGCGCCTTCTCTATGTCGCCCTGACCCGTGCCGAGGAGAAACTGATCGTCGCCGGCTCGCTGGGGCCAAGAGCCAAGGGCGAGGTCAAGCCGCAAAGCTGGTATGGCGCGGTCGATGCGGCGATGGTCGACATGGGCTGCGACTGGGAAGCCGATCCGCTCTGGGGTGCCCGCCGCCGCTGGCGCGGCACCGAAGTGCTGACGCCCAAGGCCGCGCAGCCCGAAAGCGCCGAAGACAAGCCCGTGGTGGTCGAGCCGGACTGGTTGCGCGCGCAGGCGCCGGCGGAACAGCGTCCACCCCGGCCGCTCGCCCCCTCCGCGCCGGTCGAGGATGACGTGCCCAATCCGCCGCCGACGGCCGCGATGCGCCAGGCGGCCGAGCGCGGACGCTGGCTCCATGCTTTGTTCCAGCGACTGCCGGACCTGTCCGCCGAGCGACGGCGCGAGGGCGCCGAGCGCTGGCTGGAACAGCAGGGGGCAGGGGATGCCACTCTGCGCCGGGATGTGATCGATCATGCACTGCGGGTGATCGAGGATCCGCATTTCGCCGCCCTGTTCGCGCCGGGTGCGCTGGCCGAAGCGCCGATCGCCGCGGTCGTGGGCGAAGCGGTGATTGCCGGCACGGTTGACCGGCTGCGGGTCGAGGCGGACCGGGTCCAACTGGTCGATTTCAAGACCGGACGGATGACGCCGCGCGATGCGGAGGAGGTGCCGGTCGCCCATGTCCGGCAGATGGCGGCCTATGTCGCGGCGCTGGAAGTGATCTTCCCCGGCCGCAGGGTGGAGGCGGCTTTGCTCTATACCAGCGCAGCGAGGCTCATCCCGTTACCGGCGGCGCAATTGGCGCCCTACAAGCCGGGCTTTTCGCCCACGCAGCAATATTTGCTGCTGTGA